A window from Neodiprion fabricii isolate iyNeoFabr1 chromosome 2, iyNeoFabr1.1, whole genome shotgun sequence encodes these proteins:
- the LOC124176147 gene encoding mediator of DNA damage checkpoint protein 1 isoform X2, producing MEKRKNYIRVKTLLGLLLLAVFVDAESPDPADHFDPESSNVEQESVSSDLHKRQLSPSEQAQILSDVQQHQSRFGRVPNPIQNLQNTSPFPSLAKYKVDRAKQQQELLQLQQQQQRQNSNQQRIQNFFETAQTQYQPQAVKQQQQFQQILQSQPQFSQYQNLPINNAKYLNLNQPLLNNGQNIQLQSYFEKQRQLEFLQKQRERLLAEQQELRRQQELLRLQQLQQLQTTTSTTTPSPFQSTFSPLLLSSPSARKITAAESDLFLKAIASHQKKFSSTTSSPPVATTTTLRTTTVEASPSPTSRATARGKLVNDKQEIPKDILSLIEAQESQGTSSVSQNGKSKPQIQIIYQTEKPTAGATRQKSSAKSKSSQSSAQREALLRQLKLALLQSPDDEAAKNISTRDLVLPNGKTVQVIRAPNSLPSVESQLTSESLKEVVKSSLPTTSIKPPNAILEELTKGVLPPGADFEVLRHKLDGNLEEVGKAPLENSPAKKVTFVVLEEQPDGSYKVQGVKGNADKENGGDVESIVERIKNGELKLPPPSVKPSPTTAIVTETITTTRKPPAITNVPTVITGPPPTTTYRPQTILETGKNTDFSKSSDDRLPFVTISSSGGSATDRYVTSATTPSSHVYNSYRSTSRPSVHQTQSYVSKYPVSTRSHFIPTMAPVNEIVTQYPTTTPLSTSTYAEYTTNRYFSPTTYSNFGSKTAASPSPRSIANTPKTNVVYEENYESSTVFAPTSVLTVTPPPSDLAGDNLTRIFKRQGLYAMAKFLGQSGLDTVLNDTGPYTIFVPTDKAFRALLVQLGGPEKAEEKFRENPRLLSGLLLHHVIPGAFRIDSLQDEMTGVSLAGTQLRVNTYNMQDVEWNDVTTINGARVLPDKQNIEIPQGISHAVDRVMFPLPVGDLVETLQADRERRFTVFLRALHASGLEETLSGSKTYTIFAPTDNAFMIASASPNGSPPWLDDEDNQEAARAIVSRHVIPTTLFTAGMRYYQQKETLHSQAFLHIHKNSGRIKVNNAKVISYNIPATNGVIHAVDTLL from the exons ATGGAAAAACGGAAGAACTATATCCGTGTCAAAACTCTTCTCGGACTTCTTCTGCTCGCCGTTTTCGTCGATGCCGAATCTCCCGATCCTGCCGATCATTTCGACCCGGAATCTTCAAACGTCGAGCAA gaAAGCGTCTCGTCCGATCTTCACAAACGTCAACTGTCTCCGTCCGAACAAGCACAGATTCTGAGCGATGTTCAGCAGCATCAGTCAAGGTTTGGCCGAGTCCCAAACCCTATTCAAAATCTCCAGAACACATCGCCATTCCCATCGTTGGCAAAATATAAGGTTGACAGAGCGAAACAGCAACAGGAGCTACTGCAGttgcagcaacagcagcagcggcaaaACTCGAACCAGCAACGTATACAAAATTTCTTTGAGACGGCCCAAACTCAGTATCAGCCTCAGGCTGTGAAACAGCAGCAACAATTTCAGCAGATCCTTCAATCCCAGCCGCAGTTTAGTCAGTATCAAAATTTGCCCATCAACAACGCGAAGTATCTTAATTTGAACCAGCCGCTCTTAAACAACGGTCAAAATATCCAGCTTCAAAGTTACTTCGAGAAACAGAGACAACTCGAGTTCCTTCAAAAGCAGCGGGAACGCTTGTTGGCCGAGCAGCAGGAACTCAGAAGGCAGCAAGAACTCCTGCGGCTTCAGCAACTTCAACAACTGCAAACTACCACCAGCACCACGACTCCTTCTCCGTTCCAATCAACCTTTTCGCCCTTGCTCTTGTCCTCGCCAAGTGCAAGGAAGATCACCGCGGCAGAAAGCGATCTGTTCCTGAAGGCGATAGCCAGTCATCAGAAGAAGTTTTCCAGCACAACAAGCAGCCCTCCAGTTGCGACGACGACAACGCTGAGGACGACGACCGTCGAAGCCTCGCCGAGTCCCACATCTCGCGCAACGGCTCGTGGCAAATTGGTCAACGACAAGCAGGAGATACCCAAGGACATTTTGTCCCTGATAGAAGCTCAAGAATCGCAAGGCACGTCGAGCGTTTCGCAGAACGGGAAGTCCAAGCCGCAGATACAGATCATCTACCAGACCGAAAAGCCTACGGCCGGTGCAACCAGGCAGAAATCTTCGGCCAAGAGCAAGTCATCTCAGTCGTCGGCTCAGCGAGAAGCACTCTTGAGGCAGTTGAAACTGGCTCTGCTCCAGTCCCCGGACGACGAAGCAGCCAAGAACATTTCAACCAGAGACCTGGTACTCCCGAATGGAAAAACTGTGCAGGTCATTCGCGCACCGAACAGCCTACCTTCGGTCGAGTCTCAGCTGACCTCGGAGTCTCTGAAGGAGGTAGTCAAATCGTCTTTGCCCACTACCAGCATCAAACCGCCAAACGCGATCCTCGAGGAGTTGACGAAAGGTGTTCTTCCGCCTGGCGCGGATTTCGAAGTACTGAGGCACAAGCTTGACGGGAACTTGGAAGAGGTCGGCAAAGCTCCTTTGGAGAATTCACCGGCTAAAAAAGTCACTTTTGTTGTCCTCGAGGAGCAGCCAGACGGAAGTTACAAGGTTCAAGGCGTCAAGGGCAACGCTGACAAGGAAAATGGCGGGGATGTCGAGTCCATAGTGGAGAGGATCAAGAACGGAGAACTGAAGCTGCCTCCTCCGTCCGTCAAACCCTCACCCACCACTGCTATCGTCACCGAAACAATAACTACAACCCGGAAACCTCCAGCGATCACAAACGTCCCCACAGTGATCACCGGACCACCACCGACCACGACTTACAGGCCTCAGACTATCCTTGAAACAGGAAAAAACACAGATTTCAGCAAGTCTTCGGACGACCGTCTTCCTTTCGTCACGATTTCATCGTCAGGCGGATCGGCGACCGACAGATACGTCACTTCGGCCACCACTCCAAGTAGCCACGTGTACAACTCTTATCGCAGCACGTCAAGACCCTCGGTGCATCAAACTCAGTCCTACGTTTCCAAGTATCCAGTTTCTACCAGGAGCCATTTCATTCCAACCATGGCTCCGGTCAATGAAATTGTCACCCAGTATCCGACGACGACGCCTTTGTCAACTTCCACTTACGCCGAATATACTACGAATAGGTACTTCAGTCCTACTACTTACAGCAACTTTGGCTCGAAGACTGCGGCTTCTCCGTCTCCTAGATCCATAGCGAACACGCCCAAGACGAATGTTGTTTACGAAGAAAATTATGAGAGCAGTACCGTGTTCGCTCCCACTTCCGTCCTCACTGTCACACCTCCGCCCTCTGATTTGGCCGGTGATAATCTTACAAGAATTTTTAAACGGCAAGGACTCTACGCCATGGCCAAGTTCCTTGGGCAGTCTGGGCTCGACACCGTTCTCAACGATACCG GACCTTACACGATATTTGTTCCCACCGACAAAGCCTTCAGGGCATTACTGGTGCAGCTTGGAGGACCAGAAAAAGCCGAGGAAAAGTTCCGCGAAAATCCCCGACTTCTGAGCGGA CTTTTGTTGCACCACGTGATTCCTGGTGCCTTTAGGATCGATTCTCTCCAGGATGAAATGACCGGAGTCAGTCTGGCCGGGACTCAGCTTCGAGTAAACACGTATAACATGCAAGATGTCGAATGGAATGAT GTAACCACGATCAATGGAGCAAGAGTCTTGCCTGACAAACAGAACATCGAAATTCCTCAGGGAATTTCGCACGCGGTTGATAGAGTAATGTTCCCATTGCCTGTCGGTGATTTAGTAGAAACACTACAAGCAGATCGGGAGCGTCGCTTCACTGTCTTTTTGAGAGCGCTGCACGCCTCTGGCTTGGAGGAAACTCTGTCTG gGTCAAAGACTTACACGATATTTGCTCCAACCGACAATGCATTTATGATTGCATCAGCTTCTCCAAACGGAAGCCCACCATGGCTAGACGACGAGGATAATCAAGAAGCTGCGAGAGCTATCGTTTCGAGGCACGTCATACCCACAACGCTCTTCACTGCAGGCATGAGATATTATCAGCAGAAGGAAACCCTTCACTCTCAGGCATTTTTACACATCCACAAAAATTCAG gCCGAATTAAGGTAAACAATGCTAAAGTTATTTCTTACAACATTCCGGCAACGAACGGAGTTATTCATGCAGTTGATACGCTACTCTAA
- the LOC124176147 gene encoding mediator of DNA damage checkpoint protein 1 isoform X1 codes for MEKRKNYIRVKTLLGLLLLAVFVDAESPDPADHFDPESSNVEQESVSSDLHKRQLSPSEQAQILSDVQQHQSRFGRVPNPIQNLQNTSPFPSLAKYKVDRAKQQQELLQLQQQQQRQNSNQQRIQNFFETAQTQYQPQAVKQQQQFQQILQSQPQFSQYQNLPINNAKYLNLNQPLLNNGQNIQLQSYFEKQRQLEFLQKQRERLLAEQQELRRQQELLRLQQLQQLQTTTSTTTPSPFQSTFSPLLLSSPSARKITAAESDLFLKAIASHQKKFSSTTSSPPVATTTTLRTTTVEASPSPTSRATARGKLVNDKQEIPKDILSLIEAQESQGTSSVSQNGKSKPQIQIIYQTEKPTAGATRQKSSAKSKSSQSSAQREALLRQLKLALLQSPDDEAAKNISTRDLVLPNGKTVQVIRAPNSLPSVESQLTSESLKEVVKSSLPTTSIKPPNAILEELTKGVLPPGADFEVLRHKLDGNLEEVGKAPLENSPAKKVTFVVLEEQPDGSYKVQGVKGNADKENGGDVESIVERIKNGELKLPPPSVKPSPTTAIVTETITTTRKPPAITNVPTVITGPPPTTTYRPQTILETGKNTDFSKSSDDRLPFVTISSSGGSATDRYVTSATTPSSHVYNSYRSTSRPSVHQTQSYVSKYPVSTRSHFIPTMAPVNEIVTQYPTTTPLSTSTYAEYTTNRYFSPTTYSNFGSKTAASPSPRSIANTPKTNVVYEENYESSTVFAPTSVLTVTPPPSDLAGDNLTRIFKRQGLYAMAKFLGQSGLDTVLNDTGPYTIFVPTDKAFRALLVQLGGPEKAEEKFRENPRLLSGLLLHHVIPGAFRIDSLQDEMTGVSLAGTQLRVNTYNMQDVEWNDVRVTTINGARVLPDKQNIEIPQGISHAVDRVMFPLPVGDLVETLQADRERRFTVFLRALHASGLEETLSGSKTYTIFAPTDNAFMIASASPNGSPPWLDDEDNQEAARAIVSRHVIPTTLFTAGMRYYQQKETLHSQAFLHIHKNSGRIKVNNAKVISYNIPATNGVIHAVDTLL; via the exons ATGGAAAAACGGAAGAACTATATCCGTGTCAAAACTCTTCTCGGACTTCTTCTGCTCGCCGTTTTCGTCGATGCCGAATCTCCCGATCCTGCCGATCATTTCGACCCGGAATCTTCAAACGTCGAGCAA gaAAGCGTCTCGTCCGATCTTCACAAACGTCAACTGTCTCCGTCCGAACAAGCACAGATTCTGAGCGATGTTCAGCAGCATCAGTCAAGGTTTGGCCGAGTCCCAAACCCTATTCAAAATCTCCAGAACACATCGCCATTCCCATCGTTGGCAAAATATAAGGTTGACAGAGCGAAACAGCAACAGGAGCTACTGCAGttgcagcaacagcagcagcggcaaaACTCGAACCAGCAACGTATACAAAATTTCTTTGAGACGGCCCAAACTCAGTATCAGCCTCAGGCTGTGAAACAGCAGCAACAATTTCAGCAGATCCTTCAATCCCAGCCGCAGTTTAGTCAGTATCAAAATTTGCCCATCAACAACGCGAAGTATCTTAATTTGAACCAGCCGCTCTTAAACAACGGTCAAAATATCCAGCTTCAAAGTTACTTCGAGAAACAGAGACAACTCGAGTTCCTTCAAAAGCAGCGGGAACGCTTGTTGGCCGAGCAGCAGGAACTCAGAAGGCAGCAAGAACTCCTGCGGCTTCAGCAACTTCAACAACTGCAAACTACCACCAGCACCACGACTCCTTCTCCGTTCCAATCAACCTTTTCGCCCTTGCTCTTGTCCTCGCCAAGTGCAAGGAAGATCACCGCGGCAGAAAGCGATCTGTTCCTGAAGGCGATAGCCAGTCATCAGAAGAAGTTTTCCAGCACAACAAGCAGCCCTCCAGTTGCGACGACGACAACGCTGAGGACGACGACCGTCGAAGCCTCGCCGAGTCCCACATCTCGCGCAACGGCTCGTGGCAAATTGGTCAACGACAAGCAGGAGATACCCAAGGACATTTTGTCCCTGATAGAAGCTCAAGAATCGCAAGGCACGTCGAGCGTTTCGCAGAACGGGAAGTCCAAGCCGCAGATACAGATCATCTACCAGACCGAAAAGCCTACGGCCGGTGCAACCAGGCAGAAATCTTCGGCCAAGAGCAAGTCATCTCAGTCGTCGGCTCAGCGAGAAGCACTCTTGAGGCAGTTGAAACTGGCTCTGCTCCAGTCCCCGGACGACGAAGCAGCCAAGAACATTTCAACCAGAGACCTGGTACTCCCGAATGGAAAAACTGTGCAGGTCATTCGCGCACCGAACAGCCTACCTTCGGTCGAGTCTCAGCTGACCTCGGAGTCTCTGAAGGAGGTAGTCAAATCGTCTTTGCCCACTACCAGCATCAAACCGCCAAACGCGATCCTCGAGGAGTTGACGAAAGGTGTTCTTCCGCCTGGCGCGGATTTCGAAGTACTGAGGCACAAGCTTGACGGGAACTTGGAAGAGGTCGGCAAAGCTCCTTTGGAGAATTCACCGGCTAAAAAAGTCACTTTTGTTGTCCTCGAGGAGCAGCCAGACGGAAGTTACAAGGTTCAAGGCGTCAAGGGCAACGCTGACAAGGAAAATGGCGGGGATGTCGAGTCCATAGTGGAGAGGATCAAGAACGGAGAACTGAAGCTGCCTCCTCCGTCCGTCAAACCCTCACCCACCACTGCTATCGTCACCGAAACAATAACTACAACCCGGAAACCTCCAGCGATCACAAACGTCCCCACAGTGATCACCGGACCACCACCGACCACGACTTACAGGCCTCAGACTATCCTTGAAACAGGAAAAAACACAGATTTCAGCAAGTCTTCGGACGACCGTCTTCCTTTCGTCACGATTTCATCGTCAGGCGGATCGGCGACCGACAGATACGTCACTTCGGCCACCACTCCAAGTAGCCACGTGTACAACTCTTATCGCAGCACGTCAAGACCCTCGGTGCATCAAACTCAGTCCTACGTTTCCAAGTATCCAGTTTCTACCAGGAGCCATTTCATTCCAACCATGGCTCCGGTCAATGAAATTGTCACCCAGTATCCGACGACGACGCCTTTGTCAACTTCCACTTACGCCGAATATACTACGAATAGGTACTTCAGTCCTACTACTTACAGCAACTTTGGCTCGAAGACTGCGGCTTCTCCGTCTCCTAGATCCATAGCGAACACGCCCAAGACGAATGTTGTTTACGAAGAAAATTATGAGAGCAGTACCGTGTTCGCTCCCACTTCCGTCCTCACTGTCACACCTCCGCCCTCTGATTTGGCCGGTGATAATCTTACAAGAATTTTTAAACGGCAAGGACTCTACGCCATGGCCAAGTTCCTTGGGCAGTCTGGGCTCGACACCGTTCTCAACGATACCG GACCTTACACGATATTTGTTCCCACCGACAAAGCCTTCAGGGCATTACTGGTGCAGCTTGGAGGACCAGAAAAAGCCGAGGAAAAGTTCCGCGAAAATCCCCGACTTCTGAGCGGA CTTTTGTTGCACCACGTGATTCCTGGTGCCTTTAGGATCGATTCTCTCCAGGATGAAATGACCGGAGTCAGTCTGGCCGGGACTCAGCTTCGAGTAAACACGTATAACATGCAAGATGTCGAATGGAATGATGTGAGG GTAACCACGATCAATGGAGCAAGAGTCTTGCCTGACAAACAGAACATCGAAATTCCTCAGGGAATTTCGCACGCGGTTGATAGAGTAATGTTCCCATTGCCTGTCGGTGATTTAGTAGAAACACTACAAGCAGATCGGGAGCGTCGCTTCACTGTCTTTTTGAGAGCGCTGCACGCCTCTGGCTTGGAGGAAACTCTGTCTG gGTCAAAGACTTACACGATATTTGCTCCAACCGACAATGCATTTATGATTGCATCAGCTTCTCCAAACGGAAGCCCACCATGGCTAGACGACGAGGATAATCAAGAAGCTGCGAGAGCTATCGTTTCGAGGCACGTCATACCCACAACGCTCTTCACTGCAGGCATGAGATATTATCAGCAGAAGGAAACCCTTCACTCTCAGGCATTTTTACACATCCACAAAAATTCAG gCCGAATTAAGGTAAACAATGCTAAAGTTATTTCTTACAACATTCCGGCAACGAACGGAGTTATTCATGCAGTTGATACGCTACTCTAA